The DNA region aaaaactacgcccgcatgttgctacggtggtagcagcctagcaggtagtgtctgatgcgtgtcatagatatcacatgtacgtagaactagatgtgaaatgaccgactcggcggcgttaataaaacgTTAATAaaacatcttaaagcagtacacttctcggcgctcataaataagattaacgttactttcactcgctcacgtaacgttatgcctgcggagggctaggtttctattcattatgaccactgtcgatgcgtggctaactcttacatacaAGCTATATTTAAcctgtgaaaacagcgctgtagagtgattagggtgtaaaataaaaacataataatgctaactgtcaatattagctcagtagtcattgctggataaaacaccaagtcgcactggtgcctaatgtgctccaatacgggcacagcatttattttgaacactgcaaaaactcaaaatcctatcaggacttacagtttagactaacttaaaacttaactagaagttATAGCTTGACAAAAGTGGAAAATCAATTGAAACACgaaggaaaaacacctaacttttaagtcatgtgtgttatcaagcataatgacatttttaggtaagaaatatatatactgtatatatatatattttataagatctaaaagtttttggagtgaaagcagtgaattagtctttttttttttggtcacatttgagatgcaattgttggctgttttcaacaatgtacatcgaaaataaagacattgattgactgaaaatggttcaatattacacgaaatgtattgttttctcatctatatgtataattgctctttacctaaaaaaaaaatgttttatccaattactcgattaatcgatagaattttcagtcgattactcgattactaaaatattcgatagctgcagccctagttgtaaaGTCTCATTCATAAAACTGGTAGATGGCACATCCcttattggattttttttctcttttacagGTGAATTGGGGAACGCAACCTTCAAGTGGGAGCCAGTCTACTACAGCAACAGGACGACTGTCGGAAGCAACTTCTTATTTGACAACGATCAACACTGGCTGCAACCGCTCCGTACGGGCAGTTACTTCATATACCTCAATCTTAACCTGACCTGCACATACAGATGCAGCAGTGGCCTCCTGAGTGTGCGTGTGGGGGACATATTGAGCTGCCAAGTGAAGTTGCACGCTAAGTCCAAACAAGAGAGCAAGAACTGCTGGACAGTGCACAGGTTGGAAAGCGAAAAACAGCTGCTAACACAAATGAGCGTGGATGAAGGGGGATTGAAGGACTGGAAGCTGGAGCTCTACGGTTCTAATTTGGGAGTGTTCCGTGTGGACTGAAAACAAGTAAACAAGTAACCCGACTAAAGAGGGGAATGGCACAATACACTTTACAGAGCACACCTGTAAAAGGGCATCAAAGCGAAGAAAGTTCAATCAGGAAGCAGATATGGATTAAACATtgactgcctttttttttagtaatgtGCATATTTATTTAACGTAAtgtgactatttatgttgccagtTGCTCGATGTCAGATATGGTGTTACTATAAGTTGATAACACTAAATTTTTATGAACACTTTAAGTTCCACTTGTagtttttatttgagttaatattTTCTTAATGGATTCCAGGTTCCCATCTGTATTCCCTTCTTGCAGCACTGCACCACTGCAGTAAATGactcatttgtttttattaaccatATAAAAGCTGAAGTTTTGAATTGCTATTCAACATAAATACAGCTGTAAATgagataaaatatttttctcagCAATTCAGTCACCGGTCACATCCATAAAAGCCTGTTTAAGAATAAGTTTTCCAACTTCAACGGCTGCAAAGTTATTCCAAAACTCTTTTTTTGATCTACtccatggctgccattgatgtcacTAAATGTCCAATCAGGTTGAACCGGGAGTGCTGACCGTGAATGGCCACTGCAGGTTTAAGTGCAAATGGTGCAAAAACCCCGACTTTTGGGTTTCTTTAATAGTAAAGTACAGCAAAATGCTGTCACATATGTTGTATCATGTTTAACATGTGGATTTGCAAAATGCGATAGAAGAATGTAAGTCCAATGGACAAATTGCATTGTGCTGATTGTATCCATATTACAATGGAGGTAAACATGAGCTCCTTTGCGTTTACGCGTGCGTGTGAAAAGGAGAAAATGACGTCTGTGAAAGTGATTGCGGCCGAATCACAAGTGGAATATTTGAAAAGTGCTTAGCGAAGGGGAAAGTTCCCTGTTGTTGCCTGTAGCGGGAAGACACagtgcatcacttcctgtttatttattttgaatttctGTTTAGGCAAAAAAAGGTTGAGCCTTTAACTGTGTATGACCAcagaattatatatattaatgtatatgcacatgtatgtttgtttgtttttgtaattcatggattttggaaaaataaatgaatagtaaGATCAAACtttttgtgcttttatttttttgtttttacatagcACATCATTTTTCTTTGCTTGATTAAAACTAGGCTAACCTTTACAGAATTATACTGATAATCACAGATCAGTTTAGTATTAATTATTGTGATAATAGAATATATTttagttcattttttaaatactgtgAATGAATATTATtccttattattatcatcatgattaTTATAATTTCTACACCACAGCATACTACAACCACAATAATAAACATTTGATTCAAATCTGGCTTTAGTTCTCGCAATACTTTTAGACAAAACAGAGGTAAGCAGCCAgatgaaaatgttttaaattttgtttcatCCTGGATGGAAAAAGTTCATTCATATtcaataaatttttaaattgttttagaTTGCCATGACCTGCGTCAACTTTCTTGCACTAAGGTGTGCAAAGATGTGTAATGAGTTgattttggtcttatgacaggaaATAACCCAGTTATTTCAAGAGTCTTGTGAAACATGTTTTCTTATGTTTTCATATGCTGTGTACACCTACTGTCAAATTTTATTGCTGTCATCAAGCACGGCCTTTTGTGTAGAAGAATGGTGCTATCATGTAAGATAACACAGCAACATGATAACATTTGGACAATTACGGGTTTGATTTAGTTTTCTGTTTACATTTTTCCTAATGGTTTGTAAATGCAGTACATGTTAGTATGCTGTCAGGTCAGCAGAGCGATCTACACCTGCTACGTTCTCTCTTGTGCtcgtatataaaataaaaattactcGCCACAACCAGTTTGTCTTCTCTGGGATCCCCTCCTGCTCGCGCACCCGTAACAGCAGTAACACCAGGActtgctgcttatctttgatacATTTCATTTACGCTTCCTAAGTTGTGATAAAGGTTTAAT from Corythoichthys intestinalis isolate RoL2023-P3 chromosome 8, ASM3026506v1, whole genome shotgun sequence includes:
- the LOC130919960 gene encoding uncharacterized protein LOC130919960, which produces MCALLGGEYKDMEIGQHEKRDHNRGRVRCLDAFMVASIVALFAALGVLAAVCVPPVMELQSKVNTGLQEYKVGTEEPSVPTQRQNFAYLEASSSELGNATFKWEPVYYSNRTTVGSNFLFDNDQHWLQPLRTGSYFIYLNLNLTCTYRCSSGLLSVRVGDILSCQVKLHAKSKQESKNCWTVHRLESEKQLLTQMSVDEGGLKDWKLELYGSNLGVFRVD